The following coding sequences lie in one Scatophagus argus isolate fScaArg1 chromosome 9, fScaArg1.pri, whole genome shotgun sequence genomic window:
- the ttk gene encoding dual specificity protein kinase Ttk isoform X3, translated as MEEEEHTDRKQQLAMLYQKLNKIKKYLNEDDTDNINQVISSNSPESCLSYLMDLEKKGDPHMDHKHLTRLIDFYTRVFSNMPLGKHCENESYARMLVRFAELKVIQDVNEAEANFNVARSHCQRFAFVHIAQAQFEHSQGNTKRGIYILQNAIELGAKPRELLEAALQSMQTGKTQLICSEDKENVPCSAFQKVSRISDGTGDLQLSSIFSSGTEPFSGSSEDQLPGWRSGSHRKRAVGIPGRVPIVPFSIPEKDGDDFEGPSKRSDASSHNSLSRQTSGSNVNPGFGLSSMKKNAVDTELQPQALSPENCPWEDQAAVDSTTTVLHTRDTSRMEDVTYNFDQVVNTNSPESCWTYLMNLEKRGNPHTDINLLNKLKDCYSKVFSRLPIRQFSKNASYARILVRYAELRGIEDPDEAQDHFIVARSNCKGFAFVHIAHAQFEVSQGNVMKATSILHKAQALNSRPAELLEMAIRNLKAGEKRLVSTREEEHHTDLQTGFPPSASTYAGNQELHLPARVPVSRSVEQPKAASKELISEWKMPTFVNRHVSPEDKRTTPPDPRPVPRVLESLPTPSLQLPSRLNPQTVCQTPNNCRNPSANSFVTPVVKRGPEVSSSAVTSHRLGPIQQPFTPLNQAPCPQTPQASFTALSNESITIKGKQFFILKMIGRGGSSKVYQVLDHKKQLFAVKYVDLEEADAQTIESYKNEIEHLNHLQQYSDQIIKLYDYEITNSYIYMLMECGNLDLNTWLRNRKSVNPLERKFYWKNMLEAVQTIHKHGIVHSDLKPANFVIVNASLKLIDFGIANRIQPDVTSIMKDSQVGTLNYMPPEAIKDTSSQPGKARSKISPKGDVWSLGCILYCLTYGKTPFQSITNQIAKLHAIIDPSHKIEFPDISEKDLLDVLKRCLVRNPRERISIAELLEHPYLQLKPQASPEPERPCNSDLKKILTDLAALQSPNSIIRAANNLAKMCSSGRKLDVAECAKSST; from the exons atggaggaagaggagcatacagacagaaagcaacagCTTGCAATGCTTtatcaaaaactaaacaaaatcaaaaagtatCTTAATGAAG ATGACACGGACAATATTAACCAGGTTATCAGCTCCAATTCACCAGAATCATGCCTCTCATATTTGATGGACCTGGAGAAGAAGGGGGACCCTCACATGGATCATAAACACCTCACCAGACTTATTGACTTTTATACCAGAGTGTTCTCCAATATGCCACTGGGGAAACACTGCGAGAATGAGAGCTATGCTAGGATGTTGGTCAGATTTGCAGAGCTAAAAGT CATTCAGGATGTCAATGAGGCAGAAGCCAATTTCAATGTGGCAAGATCTCACTGCCAGAGATTTGCCTTTGTTCACATTGCACAGGCACAGTTTGAACATTCTCAAG GCAACACAAAGAGAGGCATTTATATATTACAGAATGCTATTGAACTGGGTGCCAAACCAAGGGAACTGCTGGAGGCGGCCTTACAAAGCATGCAGACGGGGAAAACACAACTAATTTGTTCAGAGGATAAGGAAAATGTTCCAT GCTCGGCATTCCAAAAAGTAAGCCGAATATCAGACGGGACAGGTGACTTGCAGCTCTCCAGTATTTTTAGTTCAGG GACAGAGCCATTCAGTGGATCATCAGAAGACCAGCTGCCAGGCTGGAGGTCTGGATCTCACCGCAAGAGAGCAGTTGGCATT CCAGGGAGAGTTCCCATAGTACCTTTCTCTATCCCTGAAAAGGATGGTGATGACTTTGAGGGGCCCTCAAAGAGAAGTGATGCATCAAGCCACAACAGTTTGTCCAG GCAAACATCTGGTTCAAATGTGAACCCAGGATTTGGGCTTTCATCCATGAAGAAAAATGCTGTTGATACAGAACTTCAG CCACAAGCTCTCAGCCCAGAGAATTGCCCTTGGGAGGACCAGGCAGCTGTGGACTCCACCACCACAGTCCTGCACACAAGGGACACCTCAAGAATGGAAG ATGTCACGTACAACTTCGACCAGGTCGTCAATACAAATTCCCCTGAGTCTTGCTGGACGTATCTCATGAACCTGGAAAAACGAGGCAACCCTCATACAGACATCAACCTCCTTAACAAGCTCAAGGACTGTTATTCGAAAGTCTTCTCCAGGTTGCCAATCAGGCAGTTCAGCAAAAATGCCAGCTATGCCAGAATACTGGTCAGATATGCAGAACTCAGAGG GATTGAAGATCCAGATGAAGCCCAAGACCACTTTATAGTTGCAAGGTCCAACTGTAAAGGCTTTGCCTTTGTCCACATTGCACATGCCCAGTTTGAAGTTTCACAAG GTAATGTGATGAAAGCAACTTCAATTCTACACAAAGCCCAGGCATTAAATTCCAGGCCAGCAGAGCTCCTCGAGATGGCCATACGTAACCTGAAGGCTGGGGAGAAACGGCTTGTCTCCACCAGGGAGGAGGAGCACCACACAG ATTTGCAAACAGGTTTTCCACCAAGTGCATCCACTTATGCAGGAAACCAGGAACTTCACCTCCCTGCTCGGGTCCCTGTGAGCCGATCAGTGGAACAGCCTAAAGCTGCCAGCAAGGAGCTCATATCAGAGTGGAAGATGCCAACTTTTGTCAACCGGCATGTTTCTCCAGAG GATAAACGTACCACTCCCCCTGACCCCAGACCTGTTCCTCGTGTGCTGGAGTCACTCCCCACTCCATCCCTCCAACTTCCGTCCAGACTGAACCCACAAACAGTCTGCCAGACaccaaacaactgcagaaaccCCTCTGCCAACAG CTTTGTTACTCCTGTTGTAAAGAGAGGCCCTGAAGTGTCTTCCTCTGCAGTGACCTCACACAGATTAGGACCAATTCAGCAACCCTTCACACCACTAAACCAAGCACCATGTCCCCAAACTCCACAG GCTTCCTTCACTGCTTTGTCAAATGAATCCATTACCATAAAGGGCAAGCAGTTCTTCATACTTAAGATGATTGGACGTGGTGGATCCAGCAAG gtCTACCAGGTCCTTGATCACAAAAAGCAGCTTTTTGCTGTGAAATACGTCGACCTTGAGGAGGCTGACGCTCAGACAATAGAAAGTTACAAAAATGAGATTGAACATTTGAACCATTTGCAGCAGTACAGCGACCAAATTATCAAGCTCTATGATTA tgaaaTAACCAACAGCTACATCTACATGCTGATGGAGTGTGGGAACTTGGATTTGAACACTTGGTTGCGAAACCGCAAATCTGTGAATCCCCTGGAGAGGAAATTCTACTGGAAGAACATGCTGGAGGCCGTCCAGACCATCCACAAACATG GAATTGTCCACAGTGACTTGAAGCCAGCAAATTTTGTCATAGTGAACGCTTCTCTGAAGTTGATTGACTTTGGCATCGCAAACAGAATCCAGCCGGATGTAACAAGTATTATGAAGGATTCACAA GTTGGAACCTTGAATTACATGCCCCCTGAAGCTATCAAAGACACTTCATCCCAGCCTGGAAAAGCGCGTTCAAAG ATCAGCCCCAAAGGTGATGTGTGGTCCCTTGGATGTATCCTGTACTGCTTGACTTATGGGAAAACTCCATTCCAAAGCATCACCAATCAGATTGCCAAGCTGCACGCCATCATCGATCCTTCCCATAAGATTGAATTTCCTGACATCTCGGAGAAGGATTTGCTGGATGTGTTAAAG AGGTGCCTGGTACGAAACCCAAGAGAGAGAATTTCTATCGCAGAGCTGCTGGAGCATCCATACCTGCAGCTGAAGCCACAAGCGTCCCCTGAAccag AACGTCCATGCAACAGTGATCTGAAGAAGATCCTAACAGACCTGGCAGCCCTCCAGTCTCCAAACAGCATCATCCGAGCTGCCAAT aATCTGGCAAAAATGTGCAGCAGCGGCAGGAAACTGGATGTTGCAGAATGTGCAAAGTCATCCACTTAG
- the ttk gene encoding dual specificity protein kinase Ttk isoform X2, which translates to MEEEEHTDRKQQLAMLYQKLNKIKKYLNEDDTDNINQVISSNSPESCLSYLMDLEKKGDPHMDHKHLTRLIDFYTRVFSNMPLGKHCENESYARMLVRFAELKVIQDVNEAEANFNVARSHCQRFAFVHIAQAQFEHSQGNTKRGIYILQNAIELGAKPRELLEAALQSMQTGKTQLICSEDKENVPSLLNSNLHDSVKKGSAFQKVSRISDGTGDLQLSSIFSSGTEPFSGSSEDQLPGWRSGSHRKRAVGIPGRVPIVPFSIPEKDGDDFEGPSKRSDASSHNRQTSGSNVNPGFGLSSMKKNAVDTELQPQALSPENCPWEDQAAVDSTTTVLHTRDTSRMEDVTYNFDQVVNTNSPESCWTYLMNLEKRGNPHTDINLLNKLKDCYSKVFSRLPIRQFSKNASYARILVRYAELRGIEDPDEAQDHFIVARSNCKGFAFVHIAHAQFEVSQGNVMKATSILHKAQALNSRPAELLEMAIRNLKAGEKRLVSTREEEHHTDLQTGFPPSASTYAGNQELHLPARVPVSRSVEQPKAASKELISEWKMPTFVNRHVSPEDKRTTPPDPRPVPRVLESLPTPSLQLPSRLNPQTVCQTPNNCRNPSANSFVTPVVKRGPEVSSSAVTSHRLGPIQQPFTPLNQAPCPQTPQASFTALSNESITIKGKQFFILKMIGRGGSSKVYQVLDHKKQLFAVKYVDLEEADAQTIESYKNEIEHLNHLQQYSDQIIKLYDYEITNSYIYMLMECGNLDLNTWLRNRKSVNPLERKFYWKNMLEAVQTIHKHGIVHSDLKPANFVIVNASLKLIDFGIANRIQPDVTSIMKDSQVGTLNYMPPEAIKDTSSQPGKARSKISPKGDVWSLGCILYCLTYGKTPFQSITNQIAKLHAIIDPSHKIEFPDISEKDLLDVLKRCLVRNPRERISIAELLEHPYLQLKPQASPEPERPCNSDLKKILTDLAALQSPNSIIRAANNLAKMCSSGRKLDVAECAKSST; encoded by the exons atggaggaagaggagcatacagacagaaagcaacagCTTGCAATGCTTtatcaaaaactaaacaaaatcaaaaagtatCTTAATGAAG ATGACACGGACAATATTAACCAGGTTATCAGCTCCAATTCACCAGAATCATGCCTCTCATATTTGATGGACCTGGAGAAGAAGGGGGACCCTCACATGGATCATAAACACCTCACCAGACTTATTGACTTTTATACCAGAGTGTTCTCCAATATGCCACTGGGGAAACACTGCGAGAATGAGAGCTATGCTAGGATGTTGGTCAGATTTGCAGAGCTAAAAGT CATTCAGGATGTCAATGAGGCAGAAGCCAATTTCAATGTGGCAAGATCTCACTGCCAGAGATTTGCCTTTGTTCACATTGCACAGGCACAGTTTGAACATTCTCAAG GCAACACAAAGAGAGGCATTTATATATTACAGAATGCTATTGAACTGGGTGCCAAACCAAGGGAACTGCTGGAGGCGGCCTTACAAAGCATGCAGACGGGGAAAACACAACTAATTTGTTCAGAGGATAAGGAAAATGTTCCAT CATTGTTGAACAGTAATCTGCACGATTCTGTCAAAAAAGGCTCGGCATTCCAAAAAGTAAGCCGAATATCAGACGGGACAGGTGACTTGCAGCTCTCCAGTATTTTTAGTTCAGG GACAGAGCCATTCAGTGGATCATCAGAAGACCAGCTGCCAGGCTGGAGGTCTGGATCTCACCGCAAGAGAGCAGTTGGCATT CCAGGGAGAGTTCCCATAGTACCTTTCTCTATCCCTGAAAAGGATGGTGATGACTTTGAGGGGCCCTCAAAGAGAAGTGATGCATCAAGCCACAACAG GCAAACATCTGGTTCAAATGTGAACCCAGGATTTGGGCTTTCATCCATGAAGAAAAATGCTGTTGATACAGAACTTCAG CCACAAGCTCTCAGCCCAGAGAATTGCCCTTGGGAGGACCAGGCAGCTGTGGACTCCACCACCACAGTCCTGCACACAAGGGACACCTCAAGAATGGAAG ATGTCACGTACAACTTCGACCAGGTCGTCAATACAAATTCCCCTGAGTCTTGCTGGACGTATCTCATGAACCTGGAAAAACGAGGCAACCCTCATACAGACATCAACCTCCTTAACAAGCTCAAGGACTGTTATTCGAAAGTCTTCTCCAGGTTGCCAATCAGGCAGTTCAGCAAAAATGCCAGCTATGCCAGAATACTGGTCAGATATGCAGAACTCAGAGG GATTGAAGATCCAGATGAAGCCCAAGACCACTTTATAGTTGCAAGGTCCAACTGTAAAGGCTTTGCCTTTGTCCACATTGCACATGCCCAGTTTGAAGTTTCACAAG GTAATGTGATGAAAGCAACTTCAATTCTACACAAAGCCCAGGCATTAAATTCCAGGCCAGCAGAGCTCCTCGAGATGGCCATACGTAACCTGAAGGCTGGGGAGAAACGGCTTGTCTCCACCAGGGAGGAGGAGCACCACACAG ATTTGCAAACAGGTTTTCCACCAAGTGCATCCACTTATGCAGGAAACCAGGAACTTCACCTCCCTGCTCGGGTCCCTGTGAGCCGATCAGTGGAACAGCCTAAAGCTGCCAGCAAGGAGCTCATATCAGAGTGGAAGATGCCAACTTTTGTCAACCGGCATGTTTCTCCAGAG GATAAACGTACCACTCCCCCTGACCCCAGACCTGTTCCTCGTGTGCTGGAGTCACTCCCCACTCCATCCCTCCAACTTCCGTCCAGACTGAACCCACAAACAGTCTGCCAGACaccaaacaactgcagaaaccCCTCTGCCAACAG CTTTGTTACTCCTGTTGTAAAGAGAGGCCCTGAAGTGTCTTCCTCTGCAGTGACCTCACACAGATTAGGACCAATTCAGCAACCCTTCACACCACTAAACCAAGCACCATGTCCCCAAACTCCACAG GCTTCCTTCACTGCTTTGTCAAATGAATCCATTACCATAAAGGGCAAGCAGTTCTTCATACTTAAGATGATTGGACGTGGTGGATCCAGCAAG gtCTACCAGGTCCTTGATCACAAAAAGCAGCTTTTTGCTGTGAAATACGTCGACCTTGAGGAGGCTGACGCTCAGACAATAGAAAGTTACAAAAATGAGATTGAACATTTGAACCATTTGCAGCAGTACAGCGACCAAATTATCAAGCTCTATGATTA tgaaaTAACCAACAGCTACATCTACATGCTGATGGAGTGTGGGAACTTGGATTTGAACACTTGGTTGCGAAACCGCAAATCTGTGAATCCCCTGGAGAGGAAATTCTACTGGAAGAACATGCTGGAGGCCGTCCAGACCATCCACAAACATG GAATTGTCCACAGTGACTTGAAGCCAGCAAATTTTGTCATAGTGAACGCTTCTCTGAAGTTGATTGACTTTGGCATCGCAAACAGAATCCAGCCGGATGTAACAAGTATTATGAAGGATTCACAA GTTGGAACCTTGAATTACATGCCCCCTGAAGCTATCAAAGACACTTCATCCCAGCCTGGAAAAGCGCGTTCAAAG ATCAGCCCCAAAGGTGATGTGTGGTCCCTTGGATGTATCCTGTACTGCTTGACTTATGGGAAAACTCCATTCCAAAGCATCACCAATCAGATTGCCAAGCTGCACGCCATCATCGATCCTTCCCATAAGATTGAATTTCCTGACATCTCGGAGAAGGATTTGCTGGATGTGTTAAAG AGGTGCCTGGTACGAAACCCAAGAGAGAGAATTTCTATCGCAGAGCTGCTGGAGCATCCATACCTGCAGCTGAAGCCACAAGCGTCCCCTGAAccag AACGTCCATGCAACAGTGATCTGAAGAAGATCCTAACAGACCTGGCAGCCCTCCAGTCTCCAAACAGCATCATCCGAGCTGCCAAT aATCTGGCAAAAATGTGCAGCAGCGGCAGGAAACTGGATGTTGCAGAATGTGCAAAGTCATCCACTTAG
- the ttk gene encoding dual specificity protein kinase Ttk isoform X1 → MEEEEHTDRKQQLAMLYQKLNKIKKYLNEDDTDNINQVISSNSPESCLSYLMDLEKKGDPHMDHKHLTRLIDFYTRVFSNMPLGKHCENESYARMLVRFAELKVIQDVNEAEANFNVARSHCQRFAFVHIAQAQFEHSQGNTKRGIYILQNAIELGAKPRELLEAALQSMQTGKTQLICSEDKENVPSLLNSNLHDSVKKGSAFQKVSRISDGTGDLQLSSIFSSGTEPFSGSSEDQLPGWRSGSHRKRAVGIPGRVPIVPFSIPEKDGDDFEGPSKRSDASSHNSLSRQTSGSNVNPGFGLSSMKKNAVDTELQPQALSPENCPWEDQAAVDSTTTVLHTRDTSRMEDVTYNFDQVVNTNSPESCWTYLMNLEKRGNPHTDINLLNKLKDCYSKVFSRLPIRQFSKNASYARILVRYAELRGIEDPDEAQDHFIVARSNCKGFAFVHIAHAQFEVSQGNVMKATSILHKAQALNSRPAELLEMAIRNLKAGEKRLVSTREEEHHTDLQTGFPPSASTYAGNQELHLPARVPVSRSVEQPKAASKELISEWKMPTFVNRHVSPEDKRTTPPDPRPVPRVLESLPTPSLQLPSRLNPQTVCQTPNNCRNPSANSFVTPVVKRGPEVSSSAVTSHRLGPIQQPFTPLNQAPCPQTPQASFTALSNESITIKGKQFFILKMIGRGGSSKVYQVLDHKKQLFAVKYVDLEEADAQTIESYKNEIEHLNHLQQYSDQIIKLYDYEITNSYIYMLMECGNLDLNTWLRNRKSVNPLERKFYWKNMLEAVQTIHKHGIVHSDLKPANFVIVNASLKLIDFGIANRIQPDVTSIMKDSQVGTLNYMPPEAIKDTSSQPGKARSKISPKGDVWSLGCILYCLTYGKTPFQSITNQIAKLHAIIDPSHKIEFPDISEKDLLDVLKRCLVRNPRERISIAELLEHPYLQLKPQASPEPERPCNSDLKKILTDLAALQSPNSIIRAANNLAKMCSSGRKLDVAECAKSST, encoded by the exons atggaggaagaggagcatacagacagaaagcaacagCTTGCAATGCTTtatcaaaaactaaacaaaatcaaaaagtatCTTAATGAAG ATGACACGGACAATATTAACCAGGTTATCAGCTCCAATTCACCAGAATCATGCCTCTCATATTTGATGGACCTGGAGAAGAAGGGGGACCCTCACATGGATCATAAACACCTCACCAGACTTATTGACTTTTATACCAGAGTGTTCTCCAATATGCCACTGGGGAAACACTGCGAGAATGAGAGCTATGCTAGGATGTTGGTCAGATTTGCAGAGCTAAAAGT CATTCAGGATGTCAATGAGGCAGAAGCCAATTTCAATGTGGCAAGATCTCACTGCCAGAGATTTGCCTTTGTTCACATTGCACAGGCACAGTTTGAACATTCTCAAG GCAACACAAAGAGAGGCATTTATATATTACAGAATGCTATTGAACTGGGTGCCAAACCAAGGGAACTGCTGGAGGCGGCCTTACAAAGCATGCAGACGGGGAAAACACAACTAATTTGTTCAGAGGATAAGGAAAATGTTCCAT CATTGTTGAACAGTAATCTGCACGATTCTGTCAAAAAAGGCTCGGCATTCCAAAAAGTAAGCCGAATATCAGACGGGACAGGTGACTTGCAGCTCTCCAGTATTTTTAGTTCAGG GACAGAGCCATTCAGTGGATCATCAGAAGACCAGCTGCCAGGCTGGAGGTCTGGATCTCACCGCAAGAGAGCAGTTGGCATT CCAGGGAGAGTTCCCATAGTACCTTTCTCTATCCCTGAAAAGGATGGTGATGACTTTGAGGGGCCCTCAAAGAGAAGTGATGCATCAAGCCACAACAGTTTGTCCAG GCAAACATCTGGTTCAAATGTGAACCCAGGATTTGGGCTTTCATCCATGAAGAAAAATGCTGTTGATACAGAACTTCAG CCACAAGCTCTCAGCCCAGAGAATTGCCCTTGGGAGGACCAGGCAGCTGTGGACTCCACCACCACAGTCCTGCACACAAGGGACACCTCAAGAATGGAAG ATGTCACGTACAACTTCGACCAGGTCGTCAATACAAATTCCCCTGAGTCTTGCTGGACGTATCTCATGAACCTGGAAAAACGAGGCAACCCTCATACAGACATCAACCTCCTTAACAAGCTCAAGGACTGTTATTCGAAAGTCTTCTCCAGGTTGCCAATCAGGCAGTTCAGCAAAAATGCCAGCTATGCCAGAATACTGGTCAGATATGCAGAACTCAGAGG GATTGAAGATCCAGATGAAGCCCAAGACCACTTTATAGTTGCAAGGTCCAACTGTAAAGGCTTTGCCTTTGTCCACATTGCACATGCCCAGTTTGAAGTTTCACAAG GTAATGTGATGAAAGCAACTTCAATTCTACACAAAGCCCAGGCATTAAATTCCAGGCCAGCAGAGCTCCTCGAGATGGCCATACGTAACCTGAAGGCTGGGGAGAAACGGCTTGTCTCCACCAGGGAGGAGGAGCACCACACAG ATTTGCAAACAGGTTTTCCACCAAGTGCATCCACTTATGCAGGAAACCAGGAACTTCACCTCCCTGCTCGGGTCCCTGTGAGCCGATCAGTGGAACAGCCTAAAGCTGCCAGCAAGGAGCTCATATCAGAGTGGAAGATGCCAACTTTTGTCAACCGGCATGTTTCTCCAGAG GATAAACGTACCACTCCCCCTGACCCCAGACCTGTTCCTCGTGTGCTGGAGTCACTCCCCACTCCATCCCTCCAACTTCCGTCCAGACTGAACCCACAAACAGTCTGCCAGACaccaaacaactgcagaaaccCCTCTGCCAACAG CTTTGTTACTCCTGTTGTAAAGAGAGGCCCTGAAGTGTCTTCCTCTGCAGTGACCTCACACAGATTAGGACCAATTCAGCAACCCTTCACACCACTAAACCAAGCACCATGTCCCCAAACTCCACAG GCTTCCTTCACTGCTTTGTCAAATGAATCCATTACCATAAAGGGCAAGCAGTTCTTCATACTTAAGATGATTGGACGTGGTGGATCCAGCAAG gtCTACCAGGTCCTTGATCACAAAAAGCAGCTTTTTGCTGTGAAATACGTCGACCTTGAGGAGGCTGACGCTCAGACAATAGAAAGTTACAAAAATGAGATTGAACATTTGAACCATTTGCAGCAGTACAGCGACCAAATTATCAAGCTCTATGATTA tgaaaTAACCAACAGCTACATCTACATGCTGATGGAGTGTGGGAACTTGGATTTGAACACTTGGTTGCGAAACCGCAAATCTGTGAATCCCCTGGAGAGGAAATTCTACTGGAAGAACATGCTGGAGGCCGTCCAGACCATCCACAAACATG GAATTGTCCACAGTGACTTGAAGCCAGCAAATTTTGTCATAGTGAACGCTTCTCTGAAGTTGATTGACTTTGGCATCGCAAACAGAATCCAGCCGGATGTAACAAGTATTATGAAGGATTCACAA GTTGGAACCTTGAATTACATGCCCCCTGAAGCTATCAAAGACACTTCATCCCAGCCTGGAAAAGCGCGTTCAAAG ATCAGCCCCAAAGGTGATGTGTGGTCCCTTGGATGTATCCTGTACTGCTTGACTTATGGGAAAACTCCATTCCAAAGCATCACCAATCAGATTGCCAAGCTGCACGCCATCATCGATCCTTCCCATAAGATTGAATTTCCTGACATCTCGGAGAAGGATTTGCTGGATGTGTTAAAG AGGTGCCTGGTACGAAACCCAAGAGAGAGAATTTCTATCGCAGAGCTGCTGGAGCATCCATACCTGCAGCTGAAGCCACAAGCGTCCCCTGAAccag AACGTCCATGCAACAGTGATCTGAAGAAGATCCTAACAGACCTGGCAGCCCTCCAGTCTCCAAACAGCATCATCCGAGCTGCCAAT aATCTGGCAAAAATGTGCAGCAGCGGCAGGAAACTGGATGTTGCAGAATGTGCAAAGTCATCCACTTAG